In Burkholderia savannae, one genomic interval encodes:
- a CDS encoding glycosyltransferase family 4 protein, translating to MKVLVINDFARKGGAEEVYRTSVDVLRAQPGVEVATFDESAFEGASNGAARAWNAPAARALAAALEREAPQRVLVHNYHNLLSPSVVPVIARYKRRAGCRVYLTCHDYHLVFYNPNLLTYPGGRATPLPLDALTRRTRLFERSSPRGALHDAIKKLHWHAIDALVQPADVFDLLLCPSPYMRDALAQRGITRTALLHNPVSTALTAREPKCADRERLDLAFVGRIDPEKGLDEFLELARASRFERIASVTVYGDGGQRAALESKYAELLASGQLRFAGRLDHAQLFVALREHDALVLPSVWAENAPLVIVEAAMIGLPVLVHDVGSLSSFGDEIGNKIRYARNDASLAQALDALRAHLRDPQRRYDWSLYTRQHYAERLSALLQLSADEARELAPQCD from the coding sequence ATGAAAGTACTGGTCATCAACGATTTCGCCCGCAAGGGCGGCGCCGAAGAGGTCTACCGGACATCGGTCGACGTCTTGCGCGCGCAGCCGGGCGTCGAAGTCGCGACGTTCGACGAGAGCGCATTCGAAGGCGCGTCGAACGGCGCGGCGCGCGCATGGAACGCGCCCGCCGCGCGCGCGCTCGCGGCCGCCCTCGAACGAGAAGCGCCGCAGCGCGTGCTCGTGCACAACTACCACAACCTGCTGTCGCCTTCCGTCGTGCCGGTGATCGCACGCTACAAGCGGCGCGCCGGCTGTCGCGTGTACCTCACGTGCCACGACTACCATCTCGTCTTCTACAACCCGAACCTGCTCACGTATCCGGGCGGCCGCGCGACGCCGCTGCCGCTCGACGCGCTCACGCGCCGCACGCGGCTCTTCGAGCGCTCGAGCCCGCGCGGCGCGCTGCACGACGCGATCAAGAAGCTGCATTGGCACGCGATCGACGCGCTCGTGCAGCCGGCCGACGTGTTCGATCTGCTGCTCTGCCCGAGTCCGTACATGCGCGACGCGCTCGCGCAGCGCGGCATCACGCGCACCGCGCTGCTGCACAATCCGGTCAGCACCGCGCTCACGGCGCGCGAGCCGAAATGCGCGGATCGCGAGCGGCTCGATCTCGCGTTCGTCGGCCGCATCGATCCCGAAAAGGGGCTCGACGAATTCCTCGAGCTCGCGCGCGCATCGCGCTTCGAACGCATCGCGAGCGTGACCGTCTACGGCGACGGCGGCCAGCGCGCGGCGCTCGAAAGCAAGTACGCCGAGCTGCTCGCGTCGGGCCAGCTGCGTTTCGCCGGCCGCCTCGATCACGCGCAGCTCTTCGTCGCGCTGCGCGAGCACGATGCGCTCGTGCTGCCGTCGGTGTGGGCGGAGAATGCGCCGCTCGTGATCGTCGAGGCGGCGATGATCGGGCTGCCCGTGCTCGTCCACGACGTCGGCAGCCTGTCGAGCTTCGGCGACGAGATCGGCAACAAGATCCGCTACGCGCGCAACGACGCGAGCCTCGCGCAAGCGCTCGACGCGCTGCGCGCGCACCTGCGCGACCCGCAGCGCCGCTACGACTGGTCGCTCTACACGCGACAGCATTACGCCGAACGCCTGAGCGCGCTGCTGCAGCTGAGCGCCGACGAAGCCCGGGAACTCGCGCCGCAATGCGATTGA
- a CDS encoding oligosaccharide flippase family protein has protein sequence MTTVRKNFLLLMTLQISTYVVPLVTLPLLTRVLGPEAYGQLSLVLAVITYFINFTNYSFDLTATPRVALAHDDLAARSKIFWATFAAQAAITAAGFAILLALTFVIDRFAIDRTLLVIGFGMTVGAALTPGWYFQGIQKLRIYSMTLFACRALSVPAMYLLVRSPADLIDAVAINAAVPLVCGVLVFGYLIVQREVEFVRIGAADVAAALKGGWQVFLASTSVAFYASTNTVLLGFVSGNVAAGYFAAGDKLIRSAISLLQPLKAAAYPHVSYLMHHAREDAMSFLRKLLVVQSAMVLTISLAIFALAPLAVHILYGSTYEPTVGVLRCMAFIPFMAGMTDLFGVQTMLPLGMKTAFSRVLISSGVLNVALLPLLAKFFAEQGAAAAVLIAETAVAATLAYVLYRRRVSIFARPAPRPAADA, from the coding sequence ATGACGACCGTCCGCAAGAACTTTCTGCTGCTGATGACGCTGCAGATCTCGACCTACGTCGTGCCGCTCGTCACATTGCCGCTCCTCACGCGCGTACTCGGGCCGGAAGCCTACGGACAGCTGTCGCTCGTGCTCGCCGTCATCACGTACTTCATCAACTTCACGAACTACAGCTTCGATCTGACCGCGACGCCGCGCGTCGCGCTCGCGCACGACGATCTCGCGGCGCGCTCGAAGATCTTCTGGGCGACGTTCGCGGCGCAGGCCGCGATCACGGCGGCGGGCTTCGCGATCCTGCTCGCGCTCACGTTCGTGATCGACCGCTTCGCGATCGATCGCACACTGCTCGTGATCGGCTTCGGGATGACGGTAGGCGCGGCGCTCACGCCCGGCTGGTATTTCCAGGGCATCCAGAAGCTGCGCATCTACAGCATGACGCTGTTCGCGTGCCGCGCGCTCAGCGTGCCGGCGATGTATCTGCTCGTGCGCTCGCCCGCCGACCTGATCGACGCCGTCGCGATCAACGCGGCGGTGCCGCTCGTCTGCGGCGTGCTCGTGTTCGGCTATCTGATCGTGCAACGCGAAGTCGAGTTCGTGCGCATCGGCGCAGCCGACGTCGCAGCGGCGCTCAAGGGCGGCTGGCAGGTGTTTCTCGCGTCGACGTCGGTGGCGTTCTACGCATCGACGAACACGGTGCTGCTCGGCTTCGTGTCGGGCAACGTCGCGGCGGGCTACTTCGCCGCCGGCGACAAGCTGATCCGCTCGGCGATCAGCCTGCTGCAGCCGCTGAAGGCGGCTGCATATCCGCACGTCAGCTATCTGATGCACCATGCGCGCGAGGACGCGATGTCGTTTCTGCGCAAGCTGCTCGTCGTGCAGAGCGCGATGGTGCTCACGATCTCGCTCGCGATCTTCGCGCTCGCGCCGCTCGCCGTGCACATCCTGTACGGCTCGACCTACGAGCCCACCGTCGGCGTGCTGCGCTGCATGGCGTTCATTCCGTTCATGGCCGGCATGACCGATCTGTTCGGCGTGCAGACGATGCTTCCGCTCGGCATGAAGACCGCGTTCAGCCGCGTGCTGATTTCGTCCGGCGTGCTGAACGTCGCGCTGCTGCCGCTGCTCGCGAAGTTCTTCGCCGAGCAGGGAGCGGCCGCCGCGGTGCTGATCGCCGAGACGGCGGTCGCCGCGACGCTCGCGTACGTGCTGTACCGGCGCCGCGTGTCGATCTTCGCGCGGCCTGCGCCGCGGCCTGCGGCGGATGCATGA
- a CDS encoding putative bifunctional diguanylate cyclase/phosphodiesterase, with amino-acid sequence MLGTALLSAELREIARGRAYFAMPANICAHLSRRAFGAGGIVAAPSWHAAQSGAAAFVHAPRDDAAPDLDAIERVLGRIGVHERRSSGTTCTADAANAMASDELLGWRLGPARACTLAQSAWGDAPDRSADAVPRTASNTMPLRSQAGAAAVPQFRSHSNMIHSTFREPLAIMLALGVLGMIALALLPVFRIRRLALRLGEAEGALAMSEARARAALVAVGDGVIFTGRAGRVECLNPAAERLIGMLADDCRGRPLVSALRLSRADGEAADSSGSPVSPDASLGDLEEGGSRDVMLHRTDGGAIAVRATASSIAPPSGHVPRASGSGRVLVLKSLATEHDLVRRLAWQTTHDPLTGLPNRAEFERHVHFALAADACGPVALLFVDLDRFRIVNDTCGYAAGDAMLAALAARLVACAASAGIVARLGGDEFCVLLDAHDEAGAVCAAERLRASVDGFVFAWDSQPFSVTASVGVALLGAPERTRRVEDAVRLAGIACDVAKARGRNRVQLADPHDRELAHHISDVSWCARVRQALEFDDFCLYVQPIVDTATHGETGLPPRASRGELLLRMGALGERDSVAPPGLFIRAAERYGLVTDIDRWVVRTVLDALARTRYRRFTEYAINLSGISIGDERFLGYVLEQFARTGVAPALICFEITETAAIANLTGALRFMHELKALGCRFALDDFGAGMASLSYLKQLPVEYLKIDGSFVTDIANDAASLDIVASINDIGHAMNCKTVAEYVDSAATLQKLTALGVDYAQGYYIGRPVPWCEAAYS; translated from the coding sequence TTGCTCGGCACGGCGCTGCTGTCGGCCGAGCTTCGCGAAATTGCGCGCGGCCGCGCGTATTTCGCGATGCCGGCGAACATTTGCGCGCACCTTTCCCGTCGCGCGTTCGGCGCGGGCGGCATCGTCGCGGCGCCGTCATGGCACGCGGCGCAGAGCGGCGCGGCGGCGTTCGTCCACGCGCCGCGTGACGATGCGGCGCCGGATCTCGACGCGATCGAGCGCGTGCTCGGCCGCATCGGCGTGCACGAGCGGCGCTCAAGCGGCACGACGTGCACGGCGGATGCGGCGAACGCGATGGCCTCGGACGAATTGCTCGGGTGGCGGCTCGGGCCCGCGCGCGCATGCACGCTCGCGCAGTCGGCGTGGGGCGATGCGCCCGACCGCAGCGCCGACGCCGTGCCGCGCACCGCTTCGAACACGATGCCGCTACGGTCCCAGGCGGGCGCCGCGGCAGTCCCACAATTTCGCTCGCACTCGAACATGATTCACTCGACGTTTCGCGAACCGCTCGCCATCATGCTTGCCCTCGGCGTACTCGGCATGATCGCGCTCGCACTGCTGCCCGTGTTCCGGATCAGACGGCTCGCGCTTCGCCTCGGCGAAGCGGAAGGGGCACTCGCCATGAGCGAGGCGCGCGCCCGCGCGGCGCTCGTCGCCGTCGGCGACGGCGTGATCTTCACCGGCCGGGCCGGGCGCGTCGAATGCCTGAATCCCGCGGCCGAGCGATTGATCGGCATGCTTGCCGACGATTGCCGGGGCCGCCCGCTCGTCTCGGCGCTGCGCTTGTCGCGCGCGGACGGCGAAGCGGCCGATTCGTCGGGCTCGCCCGTCTCGCCCGACGCATCGCTCGGCGATCTCGAGGAGGGAGGCAGCCGCGATGTGATGCTGCATCGCACCGACGGCGGCGCGATCGCCGTGCGCGCGACGGCGTCGTCGATCGCGCCGCCGTCCGGGCACGTGCCGCGCGCATCCGGCAGCGGCCGCGTGCTCGTGCTGAAGAGTCTCGCGACGGAGCACGACCTCGTGCGCCGCCTTGCATGGCAGACGACGCACGATCCGCTCACCGGCCTGCCGAACCGCGCGGAGTTCGAACGTCACGTTCACTTCGCGCTCGCGGCCGATGCGTGCGGCCCGGTCGCGCTGCTGTTCGTCGATCTCGATCGCTTTCGGATCGTCAACGACACGTGCGGCTACGCGGCAGGCGACGCGATGCTCGCCGCGCTCGCCGCGCGCCTCGTCGCGTGCGCGGCGTCGGCCGGCATCGTCGCGCGGCTCGGCGGCGACGAATTCTGCGTGCTGCTCGACGCGCACGACGAAGCGGGGGCCGTATGCGCGGCCGAGCGCTTGCGCGCGAGCGTCGACGGCTTCGTGTTTGCGTGGGACAGCCAGCCGTTCTCGGTGACGGCGAGCGTCGGCGTCGCGCTGCTCGGCGCGCCGGAACGCACGCGGCGCGTCGAGGATGCGGTGCGCCTCGCGGGCATCGCGTGCGACGTCGCAAAGGCGCGCGGGCGCAATCGCGTGCAGCTCGCCGATCCGCACGATCGCGAGCTCGCGCATCACATCAGCGATGTCTCGTGGTGCGCGCGCGTGAGGCAGGCGCTCGAATTCGACGATTTCTGCCTGTACGTGCAGCCGATCGTCGATACCGCGACGCACGGCGAGACGGGCTTGCCGCCGCGTGCGAGCCGAGGCGAGCTGCTGCTGCGGATGGGCGCGCTCGGCGAGCGCGACAGCGTCGCGCCGCCCGGTCTTTTCATACGCGCGGCCGAGCGCTACGGGCTCGTGACCGACATCGACCGCTGGGTCGTGCGCACGGTGCTCGACGCGCTCGCGCGCACGCGTTACCGGCGCTTTACCGAATATGCGATCAATCTGTCCGGGATATCGATCGGCGACGAACGCTTCCTCGGCTACGTGCTCGAGCAGTTCGCGCGCACGGGCGTCGCGCCGGCGCTGATCTGCTTCGAGATCACCGAGACGGCCGCGATCGCGAACCTCACCGGCGCGCTGCGCTTCATGCACGAGCTGAAGGCGCTCGGCTGCCGGTTCGCGCTCGACGATTTCGGCGCGGGGATGGCGTCGCTCAGCTATCTGAAGCAACTGCCGGTCGAGTATCTGAAGATCGACGGCAGCTTCGTGACGGACATCGCGAACGATGCGGCGAGCCTCGACATCGTTGCTTCGATCAACGACATCGGGCATGCGATGAACTGCAAGACGGTTGCCGAATACGTCGACAGCGCGGCGACGCTGCAGAAGCTCACCGCGCTCGGCGTCGACTATGCGCAAGGGTATTACATCGGGCGGCCCGTGCCGTGGTGCGAGGCGGCGTATTCGTAG
- a CDS encoding class II aldolase/adducin family protein has protein sequence MTQAQNQPFARPSRIAEAEWQARVQLAAAYRIFDHLGWSELIYNHISLRVPGEATHFLINPFGLHYREVRASNLVKVDVDGHPAGHADWPVNPAGVTFHAAIHAALPDAHCVMHVHTTPTMAICASRRGLSFSNFYAAQLHGRVAYHDFEGITVRPDEGQRIVDSAAGRPVLLLRNHGPVTIGRTLAHAFSLMWLLNRACEVQVATQAVGMPLEIDAPILDACARDSLNLDPRYGAGQDAFDALQRIVDRLDPSYRS, from the coding sequence ATGACTCAAGCACAGAATCAGCCGTTCGCCCGCCCGTCGCGCATTGCCGAAGCGGAGTGGCAAGCGCGCGTTCAACTGGCGGCCGCCTATCGGATCTTCGACCATCTCGGCTGGAGCGAGCTGATCTACAACCACATCTCGCTGCGCGTGCCCGGCGAGGCCACCCATTTCCTCATCAATCCGTTCGGGCTGCATTACCGCGAGGTCCGCGCGTCGAATCTGGTGAAGGTCGACGTCGACGGCCATCCGGCCGGCCATGCGGACTGGCCGGTCAACCCCGCCGGCGTGACGTTTCATGCGGCGATTCACGCGGCGCTGCCGGATGCGCACTGCGTGATGCACGTGCACACCACGCCGACGATGGCCATATGCGCATCTCGGCGCGGGCTGTCGTTCTCCAATTTCTATGCGGCGCAACTGCACGGCCGCGTCGCCTATCACGATTTCGAAGGCATCACGGTGCGGCCCGACGAAGGCCAGCGGATCGTCGACAGCGCGGCGGGGCGCCCGGTGCTGCTGTTGCGCAATCATGGGCCGGTCACGATCGGCCGCACGCTTGCGCATGCGTTCTCGCTGATGTGGCTGCTCAATCGCGCATGCGAAGTGCAGGTCGCGACGCAGGCGGTGGGCATGCCGCTCGAGATCGACGCGCCGATTCTCGACGCGTGCGCGCGCGATTCGCTGAATCTCGATCCGCGCTACGGCGCGGGGCAGGATGCGTTCGATGCACTGCAGCGAATCGTCGATCGGCTCGATCCGAGCTATCGGAGCTGA
- a CDS encoding TOMM precursor leader peptide-binding protein: MLDDFSRVLRFKPHLLVRDAGPGALYVVDEFRRSVLPGDVFPALAACMRDGLTIAQTFAALAARFSQWELLGALDHLARRGYVRADAPGERDAAIGFFERTGVDGDAAACIASRLAVAVEAFGVDPRAQLDAFAACGIGVAPDAALTVALTDGYDRAELTDAAERVTARGGALLVVAPDRVEPLIGPLLGPLIGPLFGPLFGASIGQPAAAAASSAASGETDAPPCIECVRYWTALNHPVETLLARMHGSGAARLPSVHSRASAAAVAAVVASFVEQIAVNAQRRRHAGSHIVSLRIDTLATAAHRVVRRAQCPRCGNAAWMREQAERPVTLASAQAGAHREGGHRTLAAGDLFKRYGHLISPVSGPIAYLHPMPGRNAGMRHVYVAGYLVCPQRAPRENRFDKLCSGKGASDAQARASALAEALERFSGVYQGDEAALRGSLAELSAHAPPHGAPIDVNALQQYSDRQFERRERHNATTDDPRKQVPQRFTPQSVIDWTPAWSIATGARRLVPLAYCYAEAPASSGTAYCVHNPNGCAAGACIEEAILQGLLELVERDAVAIWWYNELCRPGIDIASFGDPYFDALVAEYASLGWRLWALDITHDLRIPVFVALARETATGRFSIGFGCHLDSRIALQRALTEVNQLLDVGASAPPPWDADKLSGEAFLHPDSALPPMRAPLRATGTAADLKSDVERCVARLSAAGIDTLVVDKTRPDIGLPVVQVIAPGLCHFWPRFGAQRLYSVPVLERWRERPRDEDALNRALLFL; the protein is encoded by the coding sequence ATGCTCGACGACTTCTCGCGCGTGCTGCGTTTCAAGCCGCATCTGCTGGTGCGTGACGCCGGTCCCGGCGCGTTGTATGTGGTGGACGAATTCAGACGCTCGGTGCTGCCGGGCGACGTGTTTCCCGCGCTGGCCGCGTGCATGCGCGATGGCCTGACGATCGCGCAGACCTTCGCGGCGCTCGCCGCGCGCTTTTCGCAATGGGAGTTGCTCGGCGCGCTCGATCATCTGGCGCGGCGCGGCTACGTGCGCGCGGACGCGCCGGGCGAGCGCGACGCCGCGATCGGCTTCTTCGAACGAACGGGTGTGGACGGGGATGCGGCGGCCTGCATCGCATCGCGGCTCGCGGTCGCCGTCGAGGCGTTCGGCGTCGATCCGCGCGCGCAGCTCGACGCGTTCGCCGCGTGCGGCATCGGCGTGGCGCCGGATGCGGCGCTGACGGTCGCGTTGACCGACGGCTACGATCGCGCCGAGCTGACCGATGCCGCCGAACGCGTGACGGCGCGCGGCGGCGCGCTGCTCGTCGTCGCGCCCGATCGTGTGGAGCCGCTGATCGGGCCGCTGCTTGGGCCGCTGATCGGGCCGCTGTTCGGGCCGCTGTTCGGCGCGTCGATCGGCCAGCCTGCGGCAGCAGCGGCATCGTCGGCGGCGTCCGGCGAGACCGACGCGCCGCCGTGCATCGAATGCGTGCGCTACTGGACGGCGCTGAACCATCCGGTCGAGACACTGCTTGCGCGCATGCACGGCAGCGGCGCGGCGCGCCTGCCGAGCGTGCACAGCCGCGCGAGCGCCGCGGCCGTCGCGGCCGTCGTCGCGTCGTTCGTCGAGCAGATCGCGGTGAACGCGCAACGCCGCCGTCATGCGGGCTCGCACATCGTGTCGCTTCGCATCGATACGCTCGCGACCGCCGCGCACCGCGTGGTCAGGCGCGCGCAGTGTCCGCGCTGCGGCAATGCGGCGTGGATGCGCGAGCAGGCGGAGCGTCCGGTGACGCTCGCGTCGGCGCAAGCCGGGGCGCACCGCGAAGGCGGCCATCGGACGCTCGCCGCCGGCGATCTCTTCAAACGCTACGGACATCTGATTTCTCCGGTGAGCGGCCCGATCGCCTATCTGCATCCGATGCCGGGGCGCAACGCCGGCATGCGGCACGTGTACGTCGCGGGCTATCTGGTGTGTCCGCAGCGCGCGCCGCGCGAGAACCGCTTCGACAAGCTGTGCTCGGGCAAAGGCGCAAGCGATGCGCAGGCGCGCGCGAGCGCGCTCGCCGAAGCGCTCGAACGCTTCAGCGGCGTTTATCAGGGAGACGAAGCGGCGTTGCGCGGCAGCCTCGCGGAGCTGTCCGCGCACGCGCCGCCGCATGGCGCGCCGATCGACGTCAACGCGCTGCAGCAATACAGCGATCGCCAGTTCGAGCGGCGCGAGCGCCACAACGCGACCACCGACGATCCGCGCAAGCAGGTGCCGCAGCGCTTCACGCCGCAAAGCGTGATCGACTGGACGCCCGCGTGGTCGATCGCGACGGGCGCGCGGCGGCTCGTGCCGCTTGCCTATTGCTACGCGGAAGCGCCCGCGTCGAGCGGCACCGCGTATTGCGTGCACAACCCGAACGGCTGCGCGGCGGGCGCGTGCATCGAGGAAGCGATCCTGCAGGGCCTGCTCGAGCTCGTCGAGCGCGATGCGGTGGCGATCTGGTGGTACAACGAACTTTGCCGGCCGGGCATCGACATCGCGAGCTTCGGCGATCCGTATTTCGACGCGCTCGTCGCCGAATACGCGTCGCTCGGCTGGCGCTTGTGGGCGCTCGACATCACGCACGACCTGCGCATTCCGGTGTTCGTCGCGCTCGCGCGCGAAACGGCGACGGGACGCTTCTCGATCGGTTTCGGCTGTCATCTCGACAGCCGGATCGCGCTGCAGCGCGCGCTCACCGAGGTGAACCAGTTGCTCGACGTCGGCGCGTCGGCGCCGCCGCCGTGGGACGCCGACAAACTGTCCGGCGAGGCCTTCCTGCATCCCGATTCCGCGCTGCCGCCGATGCGCGCGCCGTTGCGTGCGACGGGGACGGCCGCCGATCTGAAGAGCGACGTCGAACGCTGCGTCGCGCGGCTGTCGGCCGCGGGCATCGATACGCTCGTCGTCGACAAGACGCGGCCCGACATCGGGCTGCCGGTCGTGCAGGTGATCGCGCCCGGCCTGTGCCACTTCTGGCCGCGCTTCGGCGCGCAGCGGCTGTATTCGGTGCCCGTTCTCGAACGTTGGCGCGAGCGGCCGCGCGACGAAGACGCGCTCAATCGCGCGCTGCTGTTTCTGTAG
- a CDS encoding BMA_0021/BMA_0022 family TOMM bacteriocin, with amino-acid sequence MADNNAVPTQESLLEFQEVYLRAIALSWENEAFRQMLLANPYDALERYLDYRCPWILDLKIVEVAAKDGYGWHRETQRWHLPVNTMSVGIPTRPANIAEEGIALAEYNDAGPAYLFTCC; translated from the coding sequence ATGGCCGACAACAACGCAGTCCCCACTCAGGAATCACTGCTCGAGTTTCAGGAAGTCTATCTGCGCGCAATCGCGCTCTCTTGGGAGAACGAAGCGTTCAGGCAGATGCTGCTCGCCAATCCGTACGATGCGCTCGAACGCTATCTCGACTATCGCTGCCCGTGGATTCTGGATCTCAAGATCGTCGAAGTCGCCGCGAAGGACGGGTACGGCTGGCATCGCGAAACGCAGCGCTGGCATCTGCCTGTCAACACGATGAGCGTCGGCATTCCGACGCGGCCCGCCAACATCGCCGAGGAAGGCATCGCGCTCGCCGAATACAACGACGCCGGGCCGGCGTATCTGTTCACCTGCTGCTGA
- a CDS encoding BMA_0021/BMA_0022 family TOMM bacteriocin has protein sequence MMDRSPSMPSYDQFLEYRAVIVQAIAVAWHDSKFRERLVADPVGTLHEYFDYRFPMKMHLEVHENSSAWTPLTNGGWTTNEVNRLALMLPPAPPPEQRAAALAAYNAKHISLFGPDRKEI, from the coding sequence ATGATGGACCGAAGCCCCAGTATGCCGTCGTACGACCAGTTTCTCGAATACCGCGCCGTGATCGTGCAGGCGATCGCCGTGGCGTGGCATGACTCGAAGTTTCGCGAGCGGCTGGTCGCCGATCCGGTCGGAACGTTGCATGAGTACTTCGACTATCGGTTTCCGATGAAGATGCATTTGGAGGTGCACGAGAACAGCTCGGCGTGGACGCCGCTCACGAACGGCGGCTGGACGACGAACGAGGTCAACCGGCTCGCGCTCATGCTGCCGCCGGCGCCGCCGCCGGAGCAGCGCGCGGCCGCGCTCGCCGCGTACAACGCGAAGCACATTAGTCTGTTCGGACCGGACCGCAAGGAGATCTGA